GTAGTTGTGGGTGCACCAGGTGTTGTCCAGGTCCAGGTAGAACTCGGGATCACGACTGGTGGGGGCGCTGCTCACGGTGATGCTCTCTTCTGTCGGGTTCGGGGTGGACCAAGACTACGGGCGGCGCGTCGGTCGCATCAGGGGGCGGCTGACCGCCGTCCGCCCGGATTCATGCAGGTTCGCCCGCTCACCGAGCACAACGTTGTGCGTCCACGCAAGAGACTGACCGTGACGGTGTGGCTGACCGGCGATCCGGCGTCCTCCATGGGAAGGTGGTTCATGGCGAGGGACAAGCACTCTGATCGCAAGGCCGACAAGAAGAGCAAGCCGGACGGGCCCGATCCGATCCGGCGCCGGAACTCCGCCCAGAAGTCCGCCAAGGCCACGGCCAAGAAGGGCCGGGGGCGCCAGCCGGTCGGCCGAACCGACGTCGTCGAACACATGACGGTCCCGCAGGACAGCACCGGCAAGGCATTGTCGCTGCCGAGCGGGACGGTCGACCTGACGGCGATCAAGACGGGAGGCACCCCGGTCGGGCCGCGCAACAAGCGGGAAGCCGCCGCGATGATGGCCGAACTGGCCCCCGAACTGGCCGGACTGCAGGAACGCCTGGTCGCCGAGTCCATTCGGGGCGGCCGTCGTCGGATCCTGCTGATCCTGCAGGGCATGGACACCTCCGGCAAGGACGGCGTGGTCAAACACGTTCTCGGGCTGGTCAATCCGGCCGGGGTGCATCTCACCTCGTTCAAGAAGCCGACCGCCGTCGAGCGCGGCCACGACTTCCTGTGGCGGATCCACAACCAGGTCCCGCTGGCCGGCCAGATCGGCGTGTTCAATCGATCGCAGTACGAGGACGTGCTGGTCGTCCGGGTGCACGACCTGGTGCCCAAGGAGGTCTGGTCGAAGCGGTACGCGCAGATCAACGCCTTCGAGCGGAAGCTGGTCCGCGAGGGAACCGTGATCGTCAAGTGCTTCCTGCACATCTCCAA
This window of the Nakamurella panacisegetis genome carries:
- a CDS encoding PPK2 family polyphosphate kinase; translation: MARDKHSDRKADKKSKPDGPDPIRRRNSAQKSAKATAKKGRGRQPVGRTDVVEHMTVPQDSTGKALSLPSGTVDLTAIKTGGTPVGPRNKREAAAMMAELAPELAGLQERLVAESIRGGRRRILLILQGMDTSGKDGVVKHVLGLVNPAGVHLTSFKKPTAVERGHDFLWRIHNQVPLAGQIGVFNRSQYEDVLVVRVHDLVPKEVWSKRYAQINAFERKLVREGTVIVKCFLHISKDTQRERLAARLDDPTKYWKYNPGDLVERAFWVSYQEAYADALRRCNTVGAPWFVIPSDRKWYRNWAIASLLLEALRELDPQYPPADFDIDTERRLLAES